In a genomic window of Melopsittacus undulatus isolate bMelUnd1 chromosome 1, bMelUnd1.mat.Z, whole genome shotgun sequence:
- the LOC117436703 gene encoding feather keratin 1-like codes for MACYDLCRPCGPTPLANSCNEPCVRQCEDSRVVIQPSTVLVTLPGPILSSFPQSTAVGSSSSAAVGNVLGAQGVPVSSGAFGYGLGNGFGGLGCYGGGRGCNIC; via the coding sequence atggcCTGCTACGACCTCTGCCGCCCCTGCGGACCCACcccgctggccaacagctgcaacgagccctgtgtcaggcagtgtgaGGACTCCCGTGTCGTCATCCAGCCTTCCACCGTGCTGGTCACCCTGCCaggacccatcctcagctccttcccccagagcaCCGCCGTCGGATCCTCCTCATCCGCTGCCGTGGGCAACGtcctgggtgcccagggagtgCCCGTCTCCTCTGGGGCCTTTGGCTACGGCCTTGGCAACGGCTTCGGAGGCCTGGGCTGCTACGGCGGTGGAAGGGGCTGCAACATCTGCTAA
- the LOC101869793 gene encoding feather keratin 1-like codes for MACYDLCRPCGPTPLANSCNEPCVRQCQDSRVVIQPSTVLVTLPGPILSSFPQSTAVGSSSSAAVGNVLGAQGVPVSSGGFGYGLGNGFGGLGCYGGGRGCNIC; via the coding sequence atggcCTGCTACGACCTCTGCCGCCCCTGCGGACCCACcccgctggccaacagctgcaacgagccctgtgtcaggcagtgccaggactcCCGCGTCGTCATCCAGCCTTCCACCGTGCTGGTCACCCTGCCaggacccatcctcagctccttcccccagagcaCCGCCGTCGGATCCTCCTCATCCGCTGCCGTGGGCAACGtcctgggtgcccagggagtgCCCGTCTCCTCTGGGGGCTTCGGCTACGGCCTTGGCAACGGCTTCGGAGGCCTGGGCTGCTACGGTGGTGGAAGAGGCTGCAACATCTGCTAA
- the LOC117436555 gene encoding feather keratin 1-like, translating into MACYDLCRPCGPTPLANSCNEPCVRQCQDSRVVIQPPAVLVTLPGPILSSFPQSTAVGSSSSAAVGNVLGAQGVPVSSGGFGYGFGGLGCYGRGRGCNIC; encoded by the coding sequence atggcCTGCTACGACCTCTGCCGCCCCTGCGGACCCACcccgctggccaacagctgcaacgagccctgtgtcaggcagtgccaggactcCCGCGTCGTCATCCAGCCTCCCGCCGTGCTGGTCACCCTGCCaggacccatcctcagctccttcccccagagcaCCGCCGTCGGATCCTCCTCATCCGCTGCCGTGGGCAACGtcctgggtgcccagggagtgCCCGTCTCCTCTGGGGGCTTCGGCTACGGCTTTGGAGGCCTGGGCTGCTACGGCAGAGGAAGGGGCTGCAACATCTGCTAA
- the LOC117436607 gene encoding feather keratin 1-like — MACYDLCRPCGPTPLANSCNEPCVRQCEDSRVVIQPSTVLVTLPGPILSSFPQSTAVGSSSSAAVGNVLGAQGVPVSSGGFGYGLGNSFGGLGCYGGGRGCNIC; from the coding sequence atggcCTGCTACGACCTCTGCCGCCCCTGCGGACCCACcccgctggccaacagctgcaacgagccctgtgtcaggcagtgtgaGGACTCCCGCGTCGTCATCCAGCCTTCCACCGTGCTGGTCACCCTGCCaggacccatcctcagctccttcccccagagcaCCGCCGTCGGATCCTCCTCATCCGCTGCCGTGGGCAACGtcctgggtgcccagggagtgCCCGTCTCCTCTGGGGGCTTCGGCTACGGCCTTGGCAACAGCTTCGGAGGCCTGGGCTGCTACGGTGGTGGAAGAGGCTGCAACATCTGCTAA
- the LOC117436294 gene encoding feather keratin 1-like: MACYDLCRPCGPTPLANSCNEPCVRQCEDSRVVIQPSTVLVTLPGPILSSFPQSTAVGSSSSAAVGNVLGAQGVPVSSGGFGYGLGNGFGGLGCYGRGRGCNIC; the protein is encoded by the coding sequence atggcCTGCTACGACCTCTGCCGCCCCTGCGGACCCACcccgctggccaacagctgcaacgagccctgtgtcaggcagtgtgaGGACTCCCGCGTCGTCATCCAGCCTTCCACCGTGCTGGTCACCCTGCCaggacccatcctcagctccttcccccagagcaCCGCCGTCGGATCCTCCTCATCTGCTGCCGTGGGCAACGtcctgggtgcccagggagtgCCCGTCTCCTCTGGGGGCTTCGGCTATGGCCTTGGCAACGGCTTCGGAGGCCTAGGCTGCTATGGCAGGGGAAGAGGCTGCAACATCTGCTAA